Proteins co-encoded in one Verrucomicrobiota bacterium genomic window:
- a CDS encoding AAA family ATPase: MKVLSLYHIKGGVGKTTSAVNLAYAAATEGFSVLLCDLDPQAASTFYLRAKPPTKMKTGKLIKGKSFAHKQVRQTEFIHLDLLPAHLEFRHLDRTLDEEKKSSTALSALFKGFKGDYDLIVADAPAGISLLSENLFRLSHLVLVPTIPSTLSVHTFDQVKGFFEKNNLPVNRLKAFFSMADQRKKLHRETMEESREGSPHFLAQTIPSASIIEQMGTHRRPVAAFARTSPAAASFQSLWSEVRTELGLD, translated from the coding sequence ATGAAAGTTCTCTCGCTCTACCACATCAAAGGAGGTGTCGGAAAGACTACCTCTGCAGTGAATCTCGCCTACGCTGCTGCAACGGAAGGATTTAGTGTCTTACTTTGCGACCTCGACCCACAGGCTGCTTCGACTTTCTACTTGCGGGCGAAGCCACCGACCAAGATGAAAACGGGCAAACTCATCAAGGGGAAATCGTTTGCCCACAAACAAGTTCGACAAACCGAGTTTATTCATCTGGATCTGCTTCCCGCGCACCTCGAGTTCCGCCATCTCGACCGGACCCTGGACGAGGAAAAGAAGTCTTCGACCGCACTCTCTGCCCTCTTCAAGGGATTCAAGGGGGATTATGATTTGATTGTCGCGGATGCACCTGCCGGGATCTCTTTGCTCTCCGAAAACCTGTTTCGACTGTCACATCTCGTGTTAGTCCCAACGATCCCCTCTACACTCTCCGTCCATACCTTTGACCAAGTGAAGGGTTTCTTTGAGAAAAACAACCTTCCGGTAAATCGCTTAAAAGCCTTTTTCTCCATGGCAGACCAAAGGAAAAAACTTCACCGCGAAACCATGGAGGAATCCCGCGAAGGAAGCCCTCACTTCCTCGCACAAACGATTCCTTCGGCAAGCATTATCGAGCAGATGGGGACTCACCGCCGTCCGGTAGCCGCTTTCGCAAGAACCTCCCCCGCCGCAGCTTCTTTCCAGTCCCTTTGGTCGGAGGTGCGCACAGAACTCGGGTTGGACTAG
- a CDS encoding AbrB/MazE/SpoVT family DNA-binding domain-containing protein, which yields MAIETKVRRIGNSLGIVIPKEALHTLKVEEGASLYLTEAPEGSLRITPERPGFAEKMAIADSLMKRYRNALRELAK from the coding sequence ATGGCCATTGAAACCAAAGTCCGTCGAATCGGGAACTCACTCGGAATCGTTATACCTAAGGAAGCACTGCACACTCTAAAAGTCGAAGAGGGTGCCTCGCTCTACCTTACCGAAGCCCCGGAGGGTTCGTTACGCATTACACCGGAACGGCCGGGCTTTGCGGAGAAAATGGCAATTGCTGACAGCTTGATGAAGAGGTATCGAAATGCTCTTCGAGAGTTAGCAAAGTGA
- a CDS encoding DEAD/DEAH box helicase — MYSRDAKQRYSIPALKTWSRWLARDWEDHFSPDRLSQGRRLYRTNRISEISLTPQDLTVSVDTAEGEAYSIVEWSRIGPRVRDSRNDPDLGHSIAIAGLYEVEELIADRLTPLPFQVTNSPSSKGSDQGSNNSQEPTPSRIEAKPVILLFIEGEKLCFRSLPTHESGRDESSAHREKLIQLSHMARQSGFRFNSHSKIFEMPETEMFLSFLRTGVPSWRPYFDIRQTADVNLLDYGQREVHLQAKVSRSTAGKGLRLEWTSELNGERLSEAEINRLIRRKESPLFLPGRGLVRLDPDGIHLSHQLDGLPKEKRQDLPPYLFLSLFQTQPVTFQLSREVSDWVEALKSPDAVPPAGTPDFLRPYQKRGVAHLHHLCQHDCHPLLADEMGLGKTVQVLSLLNLDGLREASSLVVCPASVVPVWIREAERFFPYLKVKTLRSGESWKDDSEVCLWIASYTQLRRHRPLLEEHRFRYAVLDEAQQIKNPDAKVSRSCFAIKAVHRIALTGTPVENSQMDLWSIFRFLMPDLLGSRREFFDQMTRDSKSLIERVKLQAAPFLIRRTKKEVVQELPGKVETDLFCSMGDPQTKIYNRIADTIFQDFNTGYQSMSGQRSFHFLTAITRLRQACCDLRLLPTPFLEESDVNLEAPLASLSGKLETLSEHLKEILVGPRKVVVFSQFVSLLDRAEELLRDRFPQTTLFRLTGSTRDREVPVAEFQKHRRAGVMLASLKAGGTGITLHAADYVFLLDPWWNPAAEQQAIDRVHRIGQQKTVFVYRLITQNTIEENIQRLKEEKTGLFKEIVESSRPLEAIRTHFDTIESFLRP; from the coding sequence ATGTATTCGCGGGACGCCAAACAACGGTACTCAATACCAGCTCTAAAGACTTGGTCACGGTGGCTGGCACGGGATTGGGAAGACCATTTTTCCCCCGATAGACTCTCGCAAGGGAGACGTTTGTATCGCACCAACCGAATCAGCGAAATTTCACTCACCCCTCAGGATTTGACCGTTTCCGTCGATACTGCGGAAGGCGAAGCCTACTCCATTGTCGAGTGGTCGCGGATCGGCCCGAGAGTCCGCGACTCACGAAATGATCCCGACCTCGGACACTCGATCGCGATTGCAGGTCTCTACGAAGTCGAGGAGTTGATCGCAGACCGACTGACACCCCTTCCCTTCCAAGTCACCAACTCGCCGTCTTCTAAAGGATCTGATCAGGGCTCAAACAATTCCCAAGAACCAACGCCGAGTAGAATTGAGGCTAAACCCGTTATCCTTCTCTTCATCGAGGGAGAAAAACTCTGCTTTCGTAGCTTGCCCACCCATGAGTCAGGCCGCGATGAGTCTTCCGCCCATCGGGAAAAACTCATCCAACTCTCTCACATGGCGCGACAGAGCGGCTTTCGCTTCAATAGTCATTCGAAGATTTTTGAGATGCCCGAAACGGAGATGTTTCTCAGCTTTCTGCGAACAGGCGTGCCTTCTTGGCGTCCCTATTTTGACATCCGTCAAACGGCGGATGTGAACCTGCTCGACTATGGTCAGCGGGAAGTTCACCTCCAAGCCAAGGTCTCCCGCTCCACAGCTGGGAAAGGACTCAGATTGGAATGGACTTCCGAGCTCAACGGCGAGCGGCTGTCCGAGGCGGAGATTAACCGACTCATCCGTCGCAAAGAAAGTCCACTATTTCTTCCGGGACGCGGCCTTGTTCGTCTGGATCCTGACGGCATTCATCTTTCTCATCAGTTGGACGGACTGCCGAAAGAGAAGAGACAGGATCTACCGCCCTACTTGTTTCTGAGCCTATTTCAAACCCAACCGGTTACCTTTCAACTCTCTCGGGAGGTCAGCGATTGGGTTGAGGCTCTGAAGTCTCCCGACGCAGTACCTCCTGCGGGCACACCGGATTTTCTAAGACCCTACCAGAAACGTGGCGTCGCACATCTCCACCACCTTTGCCAGCACGATTGCCACCCCTTGCTTGCCGACGAAATGGGCCTCGGCAAAACGGTTCAGGTACTTTCCCTTTTGAATCTAGACGGATTGAGAGAGGCTTCTTCTCTCGTAGTATGTCCGGCTAGCGTAGTTCCTGTATGGATACGGGAGGCCGAACGCTTCTTTCCGTATCTAAAGGTCAAGACTCTTCGATCTGGAGAATCCTGGAAAGACGACAGTGAAGTCTGCCTGTGGATAGCCAGCTATACTCAGCTTCGTCGCCATCGACCTCTTTTGGAAGAGCATCGGTTTCGTTACGCTGTTCTGGATGAAGCCCAACAAATCAAGAACCCTGATGCCAAGGTGAGTCGTTCCTGCTTTGCCATAAAGGCCGTCCACCGGATTGCTCTAACCGGGACTCCTGTCGAAAACAGTCAGATGGACTTGTGGTCCATTTTCCGCTTCTTGATGCCCGACCTTCTCGGCAGTCGCCGGGAGTTTTTTGATCAAATGACCCGGGACAGCAAGTCGTTGATAGAGCGTGTCAAGCTACAAGCGGCACCGTTCCTGATTCGTCGCACGAAGAAAGAGGTCGTGCAGGAACTACCCGGGAAGGTTGAGACAGACCTGTTCTGTTCCATGGGCGACCCCCAAACCAAAATCTATAACCGGATTGCCGATACGATTTTTCAAGACTTCAACACTGGCTATCAGAGTATGAGTGGCCAGCGCAGCTTTCACTTTCTTACCGCGATCACCCGGCTTCGACAGGCTTGTTGTGATCTGCGGCTTCTTCCAACACCGTTTCTCGAGGAATCGGATGTGAATCTGGAAGCCCCGCTCGCGTCACTTAGCGGTAAACTCGAAACCCTTAGCGAGCACCTCAAGGAGATCCTCGTCGGCCCCCGGAAAGTAGTTGTTTTTAGCCAGTTCGTCTCGCTTCTGGATAGAGCAGAGGAACTTCTGCGCGACCGTTTTCCGCAGACGACTCTCTTTCGCCTAACTGGCTCTACCAGAGACCGCGAAGTGCCGGTCGCAGAGTTTCAAAAGCATCGCCGCGCGGGCGTGATGCTCGCCAGTCTCAAAGCGGGTGGCACCGGAATCACTCTCCATGCCGCCGACTACGTCTTCCTTCTCGATCCATGGTGGAACCCGGCCGCCGAACAACAGGCGATTGACCGTGTCCACCGAATTGGCCAACAGAAAACCGTATTTGTCTATCGGCTCATTACCCAGAACACCATTGAGGAGAACATTCAGCGTCTGAAGGAGGAGAAAACCGGCCTTTTCAAGGAGATCGTCGAATCCTCACGTCCACTCGAGGCGATTCGGACGCACTTTGATACGATCGAGAGCTTCCTTCGCCCTTGA
- a CDS encoding type II toxin-antitoxin system death-on-curing family toxin: MKEPVWIDATDCLAVHSSALERFGGADGLRDEGPLLAALDRPKNLFAYGKPDPFDLAGSYASGIIKNHPFLDGNKRTGFLTATLFLECNQYLFSATEEQVVERTLALASGAIPEADYTEWLRESSETSD, encoded by the coding sequence GTGAAAGAACCGGTTTGGATAGATGCCACCGATTGCCTTGCGGTTCATTCTTCTGCTCTTGAAAGATTTGGTGGTGCGGATGGTTTGCGTGACGAAGGACCGCTTTTGGCGGCATTGGATCGGCCAAAAAATCTCTTCGCATACGGAAAGCCCGACCCTTTTGATTTAGCGGGATCCTACGCCAGTGGGATCATTAAAAATCATCCGTTCTTGGATGGGAACAAGCGAACCGGCTTCCTCACTGCCACCCTGTTCCTCGAGTGCAACCAATACTTGTTCTCCGCTACCGAAGAGCAGGTAGTTGAGCGAACGCTGGCCTTGGCGTCGGGTGCGATACCGGAGGCCGATTACACCGAGTGGCTTCGGGAGTCCTCCGAAACTTCGGACTAG
- the secG gene encoding preprotein translocase subunit SecG has product MATFLIALFSVVLILICFFVTLLVLMQKPSANSGMGAALGGGAAEQAFGGEATNVLTRGTIYAIIGFFILSFGLYLATLATVERADGGAPGVSLTNIEEEPSTDTPAATETTEDGDQSESTESSAAVSEEGEAVPAEPDTPQSEALQLEDLDKPSTDGTGS; this is encoded by the coding sequence ATGGCCACGTTTTTGATAGCTCTCTTTTCGGTAGTTCTGATCCTTATCTGCTTTTTCGTGACTTTGCTCGTCCTCATGCAGAAGCCTAGTGCGAATTCAGGCATGGGTGCCGCACTTGGGGGAGGTGCTGCCGAACAGGCATTTGGTGGTGAAGCAACGAATGTCCTTACCCGCGGGACCATCTACGCTATCATCGGTTTTTTCATACTATCCTTCGGTCTTTATCTGGCGACGCTTGCGACTGTTGAGCGTGCCGATGGGGGAGCCCCAGGCGTGTCGTTGACCAACATCGAAGAGGAGCCGTCCACGGACACTCCTGCCGCTACTGAGACTACCGAAGATGGCGACCAGTCTGAATCGACGGAATCCTCTGCAGCCGTTTCGGAAGAAGGTGAAGCAGTTCCTGCAGAACCGGATACCCCTCAGTCCGAAGCTCTTCAGCTAGAGGATCTGGACAAACCGTCAACAGACGGAACCGGTTCGTGA